TCTGGATTTTCGGAGACAATGTGCTGGATGTTTTCATGGATCACGGTTTTGGGAAGGGGAATGTATTATTTCTTGTTTATTATTTAGTCCTGTCCATCCTGGCGGGCTTGACCCATTGCCTGATCAATATTTTCGGGGGAAACCACCTGCCGCTGGTTGGTGCGAGCGGGGCAGTGGCTGGAATCATAGCGAGTTACTGGCTGCTTTTCCCTAAGTCTCAACTATATCAGACTATCCTGTTTATCCCGTTCAAAGTTCCTGTCTGGTTCTACGTAGCGCTGTTTCTGGCGGGAAATGTAACGATGGGTCTGTCTTCAGGGACAGACTGCCGCATTTCCTGGGAAGCGCATCTGGGAGGCTTTGCCGCTGGCTATTTCCTGTTGCAGAATTTTCTGCCTTTCAAGCTGGAAAAAATGGAAACTTCAGATAATTAAGAAAGGTCCGAGGGACGAGGTACGTGGATCGAGGTCAGAGAAAATACAGCTCTTTTCCCGGGCCACGAGCCTCGAACCCCGAACCAAGTAAAATTTGCGAGGGATCGAATGGAAGCGATCAGAATCATCTCCTGGAATGTGAACGGCCTCAGGGCTGTGCTGAAAAAGGGTTTTCTGGAATGGATGCAGACCGAGCAGCCTGAAATTCTCTGCCTTCAGGAAACAAAAGCCGAACCTGAGCAGCTTCCCAGGGAAGCGTTGGATTTGCCAGGTTATCACGTTTATTTCGCCAGCGCCGAAAAAAAGGGATACAGCGGAGTGGCGCTGTATACAAAGCTGAATCCTCTGGAAGTCAGCACTGGACTGGGTATTCCGGATTTTGACAGAGAGGGCAGAGTGATCCGGGCTGAATATGAGGAATTCATTCTATATAATATCTATTATCCTAACGGGAAATCTTCAGCCGAGCGCCTGCAATTCAAGCTGAACTTTTACGATGCATTTCTCTCAATCGCAAAGAAGACTGTTTCTGCAGGCAAGCATCTGATAATCTGCGGGGATTTCAACACAGCCCATCAGGAAATCGATCTGGCGAGGCCAAAGGAAAATGAGGGCTCATCCGGGTTTCTGCCGCAGGAGCGAGCCTGGATCGACAAGTTTGTGGCCTCCGGATTCTCCGACACTTTCCGCATGTTCGAGTCCGGCCCAGGGCATTACAGCTGGTGGGACTATAAAACAAGGGCCAGAGAGAGGAACATCGGCTGGAGAATCGACTACTTCTTTGTAGACCAGGGTTTGAGAAACAGAGTCAAATCAGCATTTATTTTATCGGATATTGAAGGATCTGACCATTGCCCGGTGGGAATTGAAATTGTCGGAAAAAAGTGACTGGAAGGAGTTGTATGGATTTTAAAGCAGTGATATTTGACCTGGACGGCACCCTGCTCAATACCCTTGACGACATTGCCGACGCAATGAACAGGGTCCTGAACAGGATGGGGTTTCCCCAGCATGAGACTGAAAAGTACAAGTATCTGGTCGGGGAAGGTGTTGATCTTCTGGTGGAAAGGGCACTGCCTGCCTCCTGCAGCAACCTGGACCTGATCGCTGCCTGTCAGCAGGCTTTTGTGGAGACATACAGCGAATTCTGGTCGGTTAAGACCAGACCTTATGACGGCATTCCTGAGCTGCTTGACACTCTCACTGATCTGGAAATGAAAATGGCAGTACTTTCCAACAAAAATCATGACATGACACAGAAGATGGTCCGGGAGCTTCTGCCAAGCTGGCTCTTCGACATGGTGCTTGGCGCGAGGCCGTATGCTCCGAAAAAACCCAATCCATCCAGCGCCCTGGAAATTGCCGATGCCCTCAGGCAGCCTTTGTCTAAAATTGTTTTTCTGGGCGACTCCGGAATCGACATGAAAACTGCGGTCGGGGCAGGGATGTATCCTGTAGGAGCTCTCTGGGGTTTCCGGAACAAAGATGAACTGGCAGCCCATGGTGCCATGCGGATGATCGAAAAACCCGTGGATTTGTTGAAATTTCTACTGGAAAAGGATTAGTATGAGGGGGATGAGCAGGCTGGTCTTTATATTTTTTCTA
The nucleotide sequence above comes from Candidatus Wallbacteria bacterium. Encoded proteins:
- a CDS encoding rhomboid family intramembrane serine protease encodes the protein YRTMDLEGAAKKEQITRALYLFCLIFQLPVEVYNPVRNRPFLLYLIIGLNLAIFIGVVGMNPESVSGFYLTFGAMPEKLLSMIGIFSLISYAFLHVSWFHVIFNMYFLWIFGDNVLDVFMDHGFGKGNVLFLVYYLVLSILAGLTHCLINIFGGNHLPLVGASGAVAGIIASYWLLFPKSQLYQTILFIPFKVPVWFYVALFLAGNVTMGLSSGTDCRISWEAHLGGFAAGYFLLQNFLPFKLEKMETSDN
- a CDS encoding exodeoxyribonuclease III: MEAIRIISWNVNGLRAVLKKGFLEWMQTEQPEILCLQETKAEPEQLPREALDLPGYHVYFASAEKKGYSGVALYTKLNPLEVSTGLGIPDFDREGRVIRAEYEEFILYNIYYPNGKSSAERLQFKLNFYDAFLSIAKKTVSAGKHLIICGDFNTAHQEIDLARPKENEGSSGFLPQERAWIDKFVASGFSDTFRMFESGPGHYSWWDYKTRARERNIGWRIDYFFVDQGLRNRVKSAFILSDIEGSDHCPVGIEIVGKK
- a CDS encoding HAD family hydrolase, which encodes MDFKAVIFDLDGTLLNTLDDIADAMNRVLNRMGFPQHETEKYKYLVGEGVDLLVERALPASCSNLDLIAACQQAFVETYSEFWSVKTRPYDGIPELLDTLTDLEMKMAVLSNKNHDMTQKMVRELLPSWLFDMVLGARPYAPKKPNPSSALEIADALRQPLSKIVFLGDSGIDMKTAVGAGMYPVGALWGFRNKDELAAHGAMRMIEKPVDLLKFLLEKD